Proteins encoded together in one Prochlorococcus marinus str. MIT 9211 window:
- a CDS encoding cell division protein SepF produces the protein MSLIQRLRAVVAGDDYLDSDFDELDDYSRDEFDAGNRNPREYTSGLASFSGSNPFDVSGGSSSNVIGMPGISTATAEVNLMEPRSFDEMPKAIQALRERKTVILNLTMMEPDQAQRAVDFVAGGTFAIDGHQERVGESIFLFAPSCVSVTNSFQEEPAPSNVTTTTQQSEETISESVTAPEPAWGTPVASAI, from the coding sequence GTGTCGCTTATTCAACGTCTTCGAGCAGTTGTCGCTGGTGATGACTATTTAGATAGCGATTTTGATGAACTAGATGATTATTCAAGAGATGAGTTCGACGCTGGAAATCGTAATCCGAGAGAGTATACGAGTGGATTAGCTTCATTCTCAGGTTCTAACCCTTTCGATGTCAGCGGTGGCTCATCTTCAAATGTTATTGGTATGCCTGGGATTTCAACTGCAACAGCAGAAGTTAATTTAATGGAGCCCAGAAGCTTTGATGAAATGCCTAAAGCTATTCAGGCGCTTAGAGAAAGAAAGACAGTGATCTTAAACTTAACAATGATGGAGCCAGATCAGGCTCAAAGAGCCGTGGATTTTGTTGCTGGGGGTACTTTCGCTATAGATGGTCATCAAGAGAGAGTTGGAGAAAGCATTTTCTTGTTTGCTCCAAGTTGTGTGAGTGTTACTAACTCCTTTCAAGAAGAACCAGCACCGTCAAATGTAACTACTACTACTCAACAGTCTGAGGAGACCATATCAGAAAGTGTTACTGCCCCTGAGCCTGCTTGGGGAACCCCAGTTGCTTCTGCTATTTGA
- a CDS encoding YggS family pyridoxal phosphate-dependent enzyme, whose product MSSPSRLSQFAGLSQLGIHLLAVSKGQPASEIRSLFIEGQIDFGESRLQEALTKFDVLNDLQEIRWHFIGRLQANKVRGVVKSFDVIHSVDSIKLAKRISRIAGEENKMPLIMFQVKFRKDDKKTGFEVDELLEAWTKLITLPNVRICGLMTIPPAGLDRHGTKNLFKECRNLADQLSLQDCSMGMSRDWEDAIEAGATWIRLGSILFGERHK is encoded by the coding sequence GTGTCTTCTCCTAGTCGCTTGAGTCAATTTGCAGGTTTAAGCCAACTAGGTATTCATTTGCTGGCAGTTAGCAAAGGACAGCCAGCCAGTGAAATCCGATCACTTTTCATCGAGGGGCAAATTGACTTTGGTGAAAGTAGATTGCAAGAAGCTTTGACAAAGTTCGATGTACTTAATGACTTACAAGAAATTCGTTGGCATTTTATTGGCCGTCTTCAAGCAAATAAAGTAAGGGGCGTAGTTAAGTCATTTGATGTTATACATTCTGTTGATTCAATAAAGTTGGCGAAAAGAATTTCAAGAATTGCTGGTGAGGAAAATAAAATGCCTCTAATTATGTTTCAGGTTAAGTTTAGAAAAGATGATAAAAAAACAGGTTTCGAGGTTGACGAGTTGTTAGAAGCATGGACCAAATTAATAACTTTGCCTAATGTCAGAATTTGCGGATTAATGACAATTCCACCTGCTGGTCTTGATCGTCATGGAACAAAGAATCTGTTTAAAGAGTGTAGAAATCTCGCCGATCAATTGTCCCTTCAAGATTGTTCCATGGGGATGAGCCGAGATTGGGAAGACGCAATAGAAGCGGGTGCAACATGGATTCGATTGGGATCAATTTTGTTTGGAGAGCGCCATAAATAA
- a CDS encoding MFS transporter, producing MTRKKYLYKKESGLKEVIAINYFRKIWIAQVFSQLGDKFLIVLTIFIISKNWSNSIPTFSDQPEKAITLLASGVYLANSLPAIFLGAIAGVFSDRWPKVPIMIASNVLRAVLVILIPVCLIPGPIINGVSWGYWFLLIIIFLISCLTQLFTPAEQSAIPLIVSSNKLLAANSIYQSTTMGAIIIGFAFGEPLLKILGETFQSIGILGGEFLLLPICYGAASLILNKIKLKESLKPKLKKNIFYDLNSGLIVLKKVPTVRKAILQLVILYCLMASLYVLSIGLASSITILGPTKFGVLLSFTAIGLAFGAFLMAQKANLIQGHKLPAIGLCLIALSLLLLEQSKGLLGFTLAICTLLGVGASLVAIPAQTSVQKNTPEESLGKVLGLQNNVINIALSLPLLIAGALVTQLGVTPVLFLLAGLALFGALFENFL from the coding sequence TTGACAAGAAAAAAATATCTTTATAAAAAAGAAAGTGGCCTAAAGGAAGTAATTGCAATTAATTACTTTCGAAAAATTTGGATAGCACAGGTATTTTCTCAACTAGGAGATAAGTTTTTAATAGTTTTAACGATCTTTATTATCAGTAAAAACTGGTCAAACTCCATACCTACTTTTTCAGATCAACCAGAAAAGGCAATTACACTTTTGGCCAGTGGTGTTTATTTAGCAAATAGTCTTCCTGCAATATTTTTAGGCGCTATTGCTGGAGTTTTTTCAGATAGATGGCCAAAAGTTCCCATTATGATTGCATCAAATGTACTTAGGGCAGTATTGGTAATCTTAATCCCAGTTTGCTTAATACCTGGGCCAATTATAAATGGCGTATCCTGGGGGTATTGGTTTTTACTAATAATTATATTTCTTATATCATGTCTTACACAATTATTTACTCCAGCCGAACAATCAGCAATACCATTAATAGTTAGTAGTAATAAGCTTTTAGCAGCCAATTCTATTTATCAGTCAACTACGATGGGGGCAATAATAATTGGCTTTGCTTTTGGCGAGCCTTTACTAAAAATACTTGGAGAGACCTTTCAATCAATAGGTATTTTAGGAGGAGAGTTTCTTCTTCTACCTATCTGCTATGGAGCAGCATCATTAATACTAAATAAAATAAAGTTAAAAGAATCTCTGAAGCCTAAACTGAAGAAGAATATCTTTTACGACTTGAATTCTGGATTAATAGTTCTCAAAAAAGTCCCAACTGTTAGGAAGGCAATTCTTCAACTCGTAATACTTTATTGCTTAATGGCAAGCTTATATGTTTTATCTATAGGACTTGCTTCTTCCATAACTATTCTAGGTCCTACAAAGTTTGGGGTACTTCTTTCTTTCACTGCTATTGGCCTTGCATTTGGAGCTTTTCTTATGGCTCAGAAAGCAAATCTGATTCAAGGGCATAAATTACCAGCAATAGGTCTTTGCTTAATAGCATTGAGCTTACTTTTACTAGAGCAATCCAAAGGATTATTAGGTTTTACTCTCGCAATTTGTACTCTTCTTGGTGTAGGGGCATCTCTAGTGGCAATCCCAGCTCAAACAAGTGTTCAAAAAAACACACCAGAAGAATCACTTGGGAAAGTACTTGGTCTTCAAAACAATGTAATCAATATTGCTCTGAGCCTCCCTCTCTTAATCGCAGGTGCATTAGTAACGCAATTGGGAGTTACACCTGTTCTATTTCTTTTGGCAGGACTTGCACTATTTGGTGCATTATTCGAAAATTTTCTGTAA
- a CDS encoding AMP-binding protein, translated as MAKNLFPKDQTNNLRTATAEWKPTENELKALKAHSYIHAIDRIDQIWPLLEQKHGELRALEAPHALYPETYSYAELADKISKAASAFNSLGINRGDVVSLFAENSPRWLIVDQGLMRVGAVDAVRGASAPVSELRYILQDSSSVGLIVQSIELWKKLTLNEDQKQQLKFVLVLEGQSTDSLLAWDDFFQEASTNFSIEVPKKASYGDKSDSPIATILYTSGTTGKPKGVPLTHANFLHQISSLACIANPSPGTPLLSVLPIWHSYERSAEYYFFSCGCTQNYTTIKHFKEDLQRVKPVVMATVPRLWESVKIGFDDAIKKMPSFRQNIIKAALNNSGAYKLALRKLRNLLINDVFFLERIFALGEVALRWPVHFMSSCLLWPKVLTQLCGGRLLFPINGGGAIAPHVDQFFESLGVELLVGYGLTETSPVLSCRRPWRNIRGSSGPPLPETAFRIVDPEDGRVMNYREKGLVLAKGPQVMKGYLGNLKATAKVFDEEGWFNTGDLGMLLPDGSLVLTGRAKDTIVLSSGENIEPGPLEEVLVASPLIKQIMLVGQDQKQLGALVVPNAEQVLSWGIDQDLELPKDLGGYPGNIDLRKLLRKEINLLLARRHGSRPEERITGVALVSEFSIENGLLTQTLKQKREKITERDQDAIASIYGLDVFK; from the coding sequence ATGGCAAAAAATTTATTTCCTAAAGACCAAACAAATAATCTTCGGACTGCTACAGCAGAGTGGAAACCTACTGAAAATGAATTAAAAGCTTTAAAAGCGCATTCTTATATACATGCAATCGATCGAATTGATCAAATATGGCCTCTTTTGGAACAAAAACATGGAGAGCTAAGAGCATTAGAAGCACCACATGCCTTATATCCAGAGACTTATAGCTATGCGGAGCTTGCCGATAAAATATCAAAGGCTGCTTCAGCCTTTAACTCTTTAGGCATTAATAGAGGAGATGTTGTATCTCTCTTCGCTGAGAATAGCCCTCGATGGCTAATTGTTGATCAGGGCTTAATGAGAGTAGGAGCAGTAGATGCTGTCCGAGGGGCATCTGCTCCGGTTTCTGAACTTCGTTATATTTTGCAGGATTCATCTTCGGTGGGACTAATCGTTCAATCCATTGAATTATGGAAAAAACTTACATTAAATGAAGACCAAAAACAGCAATTAAAGTTTGTTTTGGTTTTGGAAGGCCAGTCAACTGATTCATTACTTGCGTGGGATGACTTTTTTCAAGAGGCTTCCACAAACTTCTCAATAGAAGTGCCTAAAAAAGCTTCTTATGGTGATAAGTCAGACTCACCAATTGCGACGATTCTTTATACCTCTGGTACAACAGGAAAGCCTAAAGGTGTTCCTCTTACTCATGCAAATTTTTTGCATCAGATAAGTTCTTTAGCATGCATTGCTAATCCTTCCCCAGGGACACCACTTCTGAGTGTTTTGCCAATTTGGCATTCTTATGAAAGGAGTGCTGAGTATTATTTCTTTTCTTGTGGATGTACACAGAATTACACGACAATCAAGCATTTCAAAGAAGATCTTCAAAGGGTTAAACCTGTCGTGATGGCAACTGTTCCGCGGCTTTGGGAATCTGTAAAAATTGGTTTTGATGATGCAATCAAGAAGATGCCATCATTTAGGCAGAACATTATCAAAGCAGCCCTAAATAATAGTGGTGCTTATAAGTTGGCGCTAAGAAAACTTAGGAACTTGTTGATTAATGATGTCTTCTTTTTAGAACGAATTTTTGCTCTAGGAGAAGTTGCACTTAGATGGCCTGTTCATTTCATGAGTTCTTGCTTGCTTTGGCCAAAGGTTCTTACCCAATTATGTGGTGGAAGATTGCTTTTCCCAATAAATGGTGGTGGAGCGATAGCTCCGCACGTAGATCAATTTTTTGAGTCTTTAGGAGTGGAATTATTAGTAGGTTATGGACTTACAGAAACTAGTCCAGTACTTAGTTGTCGTAGGCCCTGGCGAAATATTAGAGGCAGTTCTGGACCACCTCTTCCTGAAACAGCATTTCGAATAGTTGACCCTGAAGATGGCAGGGTTATGAATTATCGAGAAAAGGGTTTGGTTCTTGCAAAAGGACCTCAAGTAATGAAAGGTTATCTCGGTAATCTAAAAGCAACTGCGAAGGTCTTTGATGAAGAAGGTTGGTTTAATACTGGTGATTTAGGGATGCTGCTCCCAGATGGATCCCTTGTTCTGACTGGAAGAGCTAAAGATACAATTGTTCTTAGTAGTGGTGAGAATATTGAGCCAGGACCATTAGAAGAGGTTTTGGTCGCTTCTCCTTTGATTAAGCAAATAATGCTTGTTGGGCAAGACCAGAAGCAATTAGGAGCCTTGGTGGTACCTAACGCTGAGCAAGTTTTGTCTTGGGGAATTGATCAGGACTTAGAATTGCCTAAGGATCTTGGGGGATATCCAGGAAATATAGATTTAAGAAAGCTTTTAAGAAAAGAGATAAATCTTTTACTTGCAAGGCGCCATGGCTCTCGTCCGGAGGAGAGAATTACTGGTGTTGCTTTAGTATCAGAGTTTTCTATTGAGAATGGATTGCTTACTCAGACTCTTAAGCAAAAAAGAGAAAAAATAACTGAACGTGATCAAGATGCAATAGCTTCAATTTATGGTCTTGATGTATTTAAGTAA
- the proC gene encoding pyrroline-5-carboxylate reductase, which produces MPFSIGIIGLGRMAQAILTPLLERGDFKPDEVLGVVGQRSSVKKVLGEFSQDLSIVSSDNPVSLEVWNSPIQLLAVKPQQLNDIKEQVSQLEIVPDRPKPVLISILAGVNLKRLQSIFPAHNCVRAVPNIPVIVRSGLTGLSWGAGVTTDQRLSVEAIFKPISEVLELPEKQLDAFLALTSSGPAYVAVIAEALADGAVAAGLPRSLANDLSNMTLAGSAKLLKESNLHPGELKDMVASPAGTTITALRHLEMAGIRSALIEAVVLAAERSRELGC; this is translated from the coding sequence GTGCCTTTCTCTATAGGGATAATTGGTCTAGGGCGAATGGCTCAGGCTATTTTGACCCCTTTACTGGAAAGAGGTGATTTTAAACCTGATGAAGTTTTGGGTGTTGTTGGTCAGAGAAGTAGTGTTAAAAAAGTCTTAGGAGAGTTTTCTCAAGATCTATCTATTGTTTCCTCAGACAATCCAGTTTCTCTTGAGGTATGGAATTCTCCAATACAACTTTTAGCAGTAAAACCACAACAGTTAAATGATATTAAAGAGCAGGTTTCTCAACTGGAGATTGTCCCAGATAGACCCAAGCCAGTTCTCATTTCTATTTTAGCTGGTGTTAATTTAAAAAGGTTGCAATCAATCTTCCCTGCTCATAATTGTGTGCGAGCAGTTCCCAATATTCCTGTAATTGTCAGGTCAGGACTGACGGGCCTATCATGGGGTGCAGGAGTTACAACCGATCAGCGCCTATCTGTAGAAGCCATTTTTAAACCTATTAGTGAAGTACTTGAATTGCCTGAGAAGCAGCTTGATGCATTTCTTGCTTTAACTTCTTCAGGACCTGCTTATGTGGCCGTGATTGCAGAAGCTTTGGCTGATGGAGCGGTTGCGGCTGGTTTGCCTCGCTCATTAGCAAATGATTTGTCGAATATGACTCTTGCTGGATCTGCAAAATTATTGAAGGAAAGCAATTTGCATCCTGGAGAGCTTAAAGATATGGTTGCTTCTCCTGCCGGCACAACTATTACTGCTCTGCGCCATCTAGAGATGGCAGGTATTCGCTCAGCTTTGATCGAGGCTGTTGTTTTGGCCGCGGAAAGAAGTCGGGAGCTTGGTTGCTAG
- a CDS encoding YlqD family protein: MSERMTISIKRSINIRAVVTPAWKEEAEREISSAIASTDQQLAQLEKEGQQIVEGIRSQSANPLDPRVQEQVAQVQQQVAGKRSELEEQKRNLLQNQSQVRELKMEEIVDQGQIESFCDLNVGDNLVNKMNVSLLVRDGVVEAIDQN, from the coding sequence ATGTCTGAAAGAATGACTATTTCTATTAAGCGTTCTATTAATATTAGAGCGGTCGTAACACCAGCATGGAAAGAAGAAGCAGAAAGAGAAATAAGCAGTGCAATTGCTAGCACTGATCAGCAGCTTGCTCAGTTAGAGAAAGAAGGCCAACAGATAGTTGAAGGAATAAGAAGTCAGAGCGCAAACCCATTAGATCCCAGGGTTCAGGAACAGGTCGCGCAAGTACAGCAGCAGGTCGCTGGCAAGCGCTCTGAACTGGAAGAACAAAAGAGAAATTTACTTCAAAATCAATCTCAAGTAAGAGAATTAAAAATGGAAGAAATAGTTGACCAGGGACAGATTGAAAGTTTCTGTGACCTTAATGTTGGGGATAATTTAGTTAATAAAATGAATGTCTCTCTATTGGTTAGGGATGGTGTCGTAGAGGCTATAGATCAGAATTAA
- a CDS encoding deoxyribose-phosphate aldolase, which translates to MTSNDINTSNAELSSFIHQAALDPHLPLESLNEICDASRHFSFSGLVTSLIRISAARKRLGKSQTTKLITVIGFPFGDIPHKIKSFQAEWAAEHGAEELELVPNFLAIHENKVEIFAEEIAEICNMGLPTRVILDAARLPQEKLAVAVEACIDAGVRGIQTGSGFGPKVSNPLIAELTALVKGRCSLKAVGGIKKIDQALELIAAGATEIGTSLGPDLMKELKNKNR; encoded by the coding sequence ATGACATCCAACGATATCAATACAAGCAACGCGGAACTCTCTTCATTTATTCACCAAGCTGCACTAGACCCTCACTTACCTCTCGAGTCACTTAATGAAATTTGTGATGCCTCTAGGCATTTTAGTTTTTCAGGTCTTGTCACCAGCCTTATTCGCATATCTGCTGCAAGAAAACGACTAGGGAAGAGTCAAACAACAAAACTCATTACTGTAATTGGTTTCCCTTTTGGTGACATTCCACATAAAATCAAAAGTTTTCAAGCGGAATGGGCCGCAGAGCATGGAGCAGAAGAATTAGAGTTAGTCCCAAATTTTCTTGCAATACATGAAAACAAAGTAGAAATATTTGCAGAAGAGATTGCAGAAATATGCAATATGGGTCTACCTACAAGAGTCATACTTGACGCAGCAAGGCTTCCTCAAGAAAAACTTGCTGTAGCTGTAGAGGCATGTATTGATGCAGGAGTTAGAGGCATTCAAACAGGTAGTGGCTTTGGCCCAAAAGTCTCAAATCCTTTAATTGCTGAATTAACTGCTTTAGTAAAAGGAAGATGTTCTCTAAAAGCTGTGGGTGGGATAAAAAAGATAGATCAAGCGTTGGAACTGATAGCTGCAGGAGCCACAGAAATCGGTACATCATTAGGTCCAGATTTAATGAAAGAGCTTAAAAACAAGAATCGATGA
- a CDS encoding PipX family protein — protein sequence MGSNAERYLNHPTFGMLYLVSPGREGRDVYATLYAQKMFFLVTLQTRGAQFEVIPYMDARHHAEMHLKRCQRDGSIELERWQELFKQTFI from the coding sequence TTGGGATCTAACGCAGAGAGATATCTAAATCATCCTACTTTTGGGATGCTTTATCTTGTTTCACCAGGACGCGAGGGTAGGGATGTATATGCAACTCTTTATGCTCAAAAAATGTTTTTCTTGGTCACTCTCCAAACCAGAGGTGCTCAATTTGAGGTAATTCCTTACATGGATGCTCGCCACCATGCCGAAATGCATTTAAAACGATGTCAAAGAGATGGGTCTATAGAGTTAGAGAGATGGCAAGAACTATTTAAACAAACTTTTATTTAA
- a CDS encoding glycosyltransferase family 4 protein, with protein sequence MAHIAWLGKKSPFCGNVSYGITTTMTLRERGHQVSFIHFDNPSNANNTKTSLLANDPEVSLPYLIKSQVYTIPSLRSQRELRESLERLKPDLVHASLTLSPLDFRLPELCQQVGLPLVATFHPAFDSKLRNLTASTQQLTYQLYAPSLAKYEKVIVFSDRQAEVLAKLGVKENCLEVIPNGVDTTIWKPSNKNSINPRKEEVMRRLGSERAFLYMGRIAAEKNVEALLKAWRALNTKGCQLVIVGDGPLRPTLENHFNSTNDSQILWWGYESDLNTKVALLQCTEVFILPSLVEGLSLALLEAMATGTACIATDAGADGEVLEEGAGIVLSTDSVTSQLKTLIPLIKEHPSLTAELGQRARQRVVDQFTLKRNIDSLEILYDKVLRKSSTSNQAPDFFPRPKQQPRSKLSEYLPSLDGAEQ encoded by the coding sequence GTGGCTCATATTGCTTGGCTAGGTAAGAAGTCACCTTTTTGTGGGAATGTCAGTTACGGCATAACTACAACAATGACCCTTAGGGAAAGAGGGCACCAAGTCAGCTTTATTCATTTCGATAACCCAAGTAACGCGAATAATACAAAAACTTCTCTACTTGCTAATGATCCTGAAGTAAGTCTTCCCTATTTAATTAAATCCCAGGTCTATACAATCCCATCCCTAAGATCGCAAAGAGAACTTAGAGAATCTCTTGAAAGATTAAAGCCTGATCTTGTTCATGCCAGCTTGACACTCTCTCCACTGGATTTCAGGCTCCCTGAACTATGCCAGCAAGTAGGTCTACCTTTGGTCGCAACTTTTCATCCAGCTTTTGACTCCAAACTAAGAAACCTTACTGCTAGCACTCAACAACTCACCTACCAGCTATATGCTCCATCACTCGCAAAATACGAAAAAGTAATTGTTTTTTCCGATAGACAAGCTGAAGTCCTTGCAAAGCTTGGCGTAAAAGAAAATTGCCTTGAAGTTATACCGAATGGTGTCGACACTACGATCTGGAAGCCTTCTAATAAAAATTCCATAAATCCTAGGAAGGAAGAGGTGATGAGACGTCTTGGCAGCGAAAGAGCTTTCTTATATATGGGAAGAATTGCAGCAGAAAAAAATGTTGAGGCTCTCCTAAAAGCATGGAGAGCGTTAAATACAAAAGGTTGTCAACTTGTGATTGTTGGAGATGGACCACTGAGACCAACTCTTGAAAACCATTTCAATTCAACTAATGACAGTCAAATCCTCTGGTGGGGGTATGAGTCCGATCTGAATACAAAAGTCGCCCTCCTTCAATGTACTGAAGTTTTTATTCTCCCAAGCCTTGTAGAAGGTTTATCATTAGCTCTCCTTGAAGCAATGGCAACTGGCACTGCATGCATTGCTACTGATGCGGGAGCAGATGGTGAAGTCCTTGAAGAAGGGGCTGGCATAGTGTTAAGTACAGATAGTGTTACATCACAATTAAAAACACTGATACCTTTGATAAAAGAACACCCATCTTTAACTGCTGAGCTAGGGCAAAGAGCTCGTCAAAGAGTTGTAGATCAATTCACACTGAAAAGAAACATTGACTCTTTAGAGATTCTTTATGACAAGGTCTTAAGGAAATCATCCACTAGCAACCAAGCTCCCGACTTCTTTCCGCGGCCAAAACAACAGCCTCGATCAAAGCTGAGCGAATACCTGCCATCTCTAGATGGCGCAGAGCAGTAA
- the lipB gene encoding lipoyl(octanoyl) transferase LipB, with the protein MNKQFHSCSPDPDDGEKLDIDYLSDEGPSTLIFEPSELIDFRVAWDWQKQRQKLLFEKPGSSQAVWLLEHSECYTLGRGATEDNLLFNLSNSPWDVYRIDRGGEVTHHMPGQLVVYLVLDLRRYKTDLNWYLRQLELVLLDTLKDLGIVGKRIDGITGVWINDFKVASIGVGCRRWITQHGLSINVDCDLRGFERIIPCGLTGSKVGKLSSLIPDLKTVDVKPFIKKSLTERFGL; encoded by the coding sequence ATGAATAAGCAATTTCATTCTTGTTCTCCAGATCCAGATGATGGGGAAAAGTTAGATATAGATTATTTATCAGATGAGGGTCCTTCAACGTTAATTTTTGAACCATCTGAATTAATAGATTTTAGGGTTGCATGGGATTGGCAGAAGCAAAGGCAAAAACTGCTTTTTGAAAAACCAGGCTCTTCGCAGGCAGTTTGGTTACTTGAACATTCTGAATGCTATACCCTAGGAAGAGGTGCAACTGAAGATAATCTTTTATTCAATTTAAGTAATTCCCCATGGGATGTATACCGTATTGATAGAGGTGGAGAAGTTACGCACCATATGCCAGGTCAACTTGTTGTTTATCTGGTTTTAGACCTTCGTCGCTATAAGACGGATTTAAATTGGTATTTACGTCAGTTAGAGCTTGTGCTTTTAGACACGCTTAAAGATTTGGGTATCGTTGGCAAAAGAATTGATGGAATTACAGGGGTTTGGATTAATGATTTCAAAGTTGCCTCAATTGGTGTTGGCTGTAGAAGATGGATTACGCAACATGGACTTTCAATTAATGTTGATTGTGATTTGAGAGGTTTTGAGCGAATAATTCCATGTGGATTGACTGGCTCAAAAGTAGGGAAATTGAGTTCTTTGATCCCTGATCTAAAGACAGTGGACGTTAAACCGTTCATCAAAAAGTCATTAACTGAACGTTTCGGTTTGTGA
- the hpf gene encoding ribosome hibernation-promoting factor, HPF/YfiA family, whose amino-acid sequence MKLLIHGRNLELTPSLREYTQSKLEKAIHHFDGIVQEADVHLSIAKNPSVPQQIAEVTVFANGTVIRAQERSQNLYASIDLVATKLCRQLRKYKERHSDHHHSHGHSASLTPTTEAVVEDKAIDSSLIQGKEAHLPTPGIRRKYFSMPPMSTEQARHQLDLIDHDFYMFKEIETQQLQVIYRRTHGGYGIIQAKDED is encoded by the coding sequence ATGAAATTGCTTATTCATGGTCGCAATCTTGAACTAACCCCTTCTCTTCGCGAATATACCCAGTCAAAATTAGAAAAAGCCATACATCACTTTGATGGAATCGTACAGGAAGCTGACGTCCACTTATCCATAGCAAAAAATCCTAGTGTCCCTCAACAAATTGCTGAGGTGACTGTCTTTGCGAATGGTACTGTCATACGTGCTCAAGAACGAAGTCAGAATCTTTATGCAAGTATTGATCTCGTAGCCACAAAGCTTTGTCGACAATTACGAAAATATAAGGAGCGTCATAGCGACCACCATCATAGTCATGGTCATAGTGCTTCTTTAACCCCAACTACTGAAGCCGTTGTGGAGGATAAAGCAATAGATAGTTCATTAATTCAGGGGAAAGAAGCCCACCTCCCAACTCCAGGGATCCGTCGTAAATACTTCTCAATGCCGCCAATGAGTACCGAACAAGCTAGGCATCAACTTGACCTAATAGATCATGACTTCTATATGTTCAAAGAGATAGAGACTCAGCAACTACAAGTTATTTATAGAAGAACTCATGGGGGTTACGGCATTATCCAAGCCAAAGATGAAGACTGA
- the recO gene encoding DNA repair protein RecO, with the protein MKSSSRIQGLSLKVGPLGENDRLLTILSAQEGIVRLAVPGARRPKSSLSATTPLTFLELQIGGKTGLRRVNQIKILKSFSKLGESLETLAAAQVIAELSILLVGANDPQPGILKAALIHLERLESKQTGTLFTLANCIQSCVHLLALGGYNLPIQECWRTGEALEPPIGNWSWRCSFLASEGFAVGSIPNATIELNASELALLQRLIKPNLPIKSNGELLGPFKVWIKLLIVLEAWIETHLQQKLNALQILKASINANERKEITTN; encoded by the coding sequence ATGAAAAGCTCATCAAGAATCCAAGGGCTCTCTCTAAAAGTTGGCCCATTGGGAGAAAATGATCGACTTTTAACCATCCTTAGTGCTCAAGAGGGGATTGTTCGGCTCGCGGTTCCTGGAGCTAGGCGACCTAAAAGTAGTCTTTCAGCCACAACGCCACTAACTTTCCTTGAATTGCAGATTGGAGGGAAAACAGGCCTTAGAAGAGTTAATCAAATTAAAATATTAAAAAGCTTTAGTAAACTAGGCGAAAGTCTTGAAACTCTTGCAGCAGCTCAAGTCATAGCAGAGTTATCAATTCTTTTAGTAGGCGCAAATGACCCACAGCCAGGAATTCTCAAAGCAGCCTTGATTCATTTAGAACGACTAGAAAGTAAACAAACTGGAACATTATTTACCTTAGCCAATTGCATACAATCATGTGTTCATCTACTAGCTCTAGGCGGATACAATCTGCCTATTCAGGAGTGTTGGAGAACTGGAGAAGCTCTTGAGCCCCCTATTGGAAACTGGAGTTGGCGATGCAGTTTTCTTGCAAGTGAAGGTTTTGCAGTCGGATCAATCCCTAATGCAACAATTGAACTTAATGCCTCTGAGCTAGCCCTGCTTCAACGTCTGATAAAGCCAAACCTGCCAATAAAAAGTAATGGTGAGCTACTTGGACCATTCAAAGTTTGGATTAAATTATTAATTGTCTTGGAAGCTTGGATTGAAACCCATCTACAACAAAAGCTAAATGCCCTCCAAATATTAAAAGCATCAATAAATGCCAATGAAAGAAAAGAAATCACAACAAACTAA